GCATCCCCTGGGAGGAGTGATTTCTACAACCTCAACAAATTCTCCTTTCGATATCTTTCTCGCCAGACCTGATTTCTCCACTTGCGGAACGAGTTTGACAGGAGCAGCTTCGACTGTGACCTGTTTCCACTGCCCCCCATGTTCCACAGGCTTCAAGGCCTTGATGGCAGCCTTTGCTGCACGAATGTCCTTTGGGGTCGTTCCACAGCATCCTCCTATCACTTTCACCCCTGCCAGGGCAAAGCGGCGTGCATACTCAGCGAAGTAGTCCGGAGAAGACAGATAGATATTTCTCCCTTCGATCTCCTTTGGCTTTCCAGCGTTCGGCATTGTTGAGCGCGGCTTTTCGGTGCGCGCAGCCATAGCCTCAACAGCTTCTAACATCGCCTCAGGACCAACGGAGCAGTTGAGACCAATCACGTCCACATCCCATGAAGACATCTCTTTTGTATACATTTCAACAGGTGTACCGAAAGGAGTACTGCCATCCTCCCGGATAGTGAGTTGTGCAATTATCGGGAGATCGCATATCTCTCTAACGGCAAGGACAGCCTGTTCAAGAGGAGAAAGTTCTAGAAAAGTCTCGAGCAGGAACAGATCAACACCGCCCTCCAGGAGAGCCTTTGCCTGCTCCTTGAAAATTTCACGGGCTTCCTCCCTGGCTGTCTTCCCCCAGGGTTCTATCCTTATTCCCAGAGGACCAATGGCGCCTGCAACATATGCCCTCCCCTGGGTAACTTCCCTGGCAATTTCTACCCCACGATGATTCATTTCAAAAAGCTTGTCATCCAGGCCGTGCTTTGAGAGCTTCAACCTGTTGGCTCCGAATGTATTCGTCTCAATGGCCTCCGCCCCAGCTTCGATGTACTGCTTGTGCACATCAGTGACCATCGCCTCATCGGAAAGATTGAGTTCATCAAAGCAGCGGTTGATAAAAACGCCTCTCTTGTAGAATTCAGTACCATTGCCTCCATCGAAGAGGAGAAGGTTCTTCTTCAGAAATTCACGAAAAGGCTGCACGTCATCCTCCACCAGATTGGTTCACGTTTTTACATCTCTCCCGGTAAAGAGGCTCGCCTACAAAGGTGTTCAGCAAAGGATATCTTGCGCAGTTTGCCGCTGTCAACCTGTTTTTGTGATCGGAGATTGCTGCTCCATGCCGAACTTCTTACATCTGCTCGAAAGACTACCGTTCTACAGTAGTCCGGGCCTGATACTGTCACCAGTGTTCACGTCGGACAATCTCTTCCAATGGGAGGCGCGTTTTTGGTCGTGTGGCTCCTGATACTGGATAGCCCAGTGTCAGAAGGGAGACGATGGGAACACTCTCGGGGATTCCCAACAGTTTCCTCACCTTGCCAGCATAGAATGCTCCTATCCAGCAGGTCCCTAACCCCAGTTCCAAGGCAGCCAGAGTGATGTGGTCAATAGCTATTGCCAAGTCTATGGGATAGCTCTTCTCTCCACACCTCATCACGTGCTGTTCCGTCTCCGCGCAACAAACCAGGACAACTGGAGCCCGTGCGACGAAAGACTGGTTATTGGCAGCCTCTGCAAGGCGCGCTCGCATCTTCTTATCGCGGACCACGACAAAGCGCCACTCCTGAAGGTTCGCACCCGAGGGCGCCAGGCGTGCACATTCCAAAAGTGTCTGAAGCTTTTCGTCTTCCACATCTTTGTCCTGGTAGTCCCTTACGCTGCAGCGTTCTTTTATTGCCTCTATGACGTTCATAGGATCCTCCTTCTTGCAATTCGTCAGCACCCATAAGCTAACATAGAGTGGAGGCGTGGACAATCTCAATCTGGGCATAAAGGTCATGAGGTGTTGTTCTTTTTGTGTGTTTTGAAGTAGCAGAATCACCTCAGATACGAGATCTTATGCCCAGCCCCGGTGCCAGGCGTGACATCTTGCCGTTTCGCTGGGCTGTTCCCCATTTTTCGACGCATAGAACTATCGAAAGCGGGAAAATTGCCGCCGAAAGCCTACCTTGGTCGAAATCCTTATAGCTGACTCATTCGGCCAAAGCCTCAAAAGAGCAATACTTACACCTGGAAACACCCAAGATGTCAATGTGTCACGCCTGGCACCAAGCAAAACATCTTTGTCCTGGTAGCCCCTTATGCTGCAGCGTTCTTTTATTGCCTCTATGACGTTCATTCTGGCCTCCTTCTTATGCGCTCAGACTAGCATAGCACGGTTGAGTTGGCAACCACTGAGTCCGCAACCTGCCTTCTTCCATGGGGTCTCCATCACCACTCAAGATGCAAGACATAAGACAGCTGTCAGCTAATACATGAAATTACGAAATTCCCATCGTCCAGTCCCCGCACCTTCGAAATTCCCACCTACCCACCCTGCACCTTCGAAAATGGAAATTAGAAAATCTAGATCGAAAGAACTGCAGACTCGCGAAGGCCCCCGAAGTTATGCAACAGCCTCGTCGTTGGTGGTTGTGTTTTCGATCTTCTATTTTCGGCTTCTGGAATCTCGCGTGATCCTGTGGTTTCAGGTTTTATTTTCGATTTTCGATTTTTTTTGGTCTAGGGGCTTGACAGAATTCGGCTTTTTTGGTATATTCTGATTGTTCGGAAAGTTCAGAGAATTCAAGACAATCGCAAAAAGGAGGAAAATCAAATGGTGCGTTTTGGCAGATACAATCAGCTAGAATCGACCATATCGGTTAAATCGCTCTGGGGAACAGAACTGGGATATTCGGGAAGCCCGGCCGCCCGACTCCCTTCACATTGGTTTGCTGCACATACTCGAGGAATCCAGGCGGCCAGGGTGGAGGCAGAGCCACACTGCCAGCAAAAGTGCAAATGCTGCTAGCCGTCTTTGGCACATGCTGGTAAACCTCAGGTTGCTAATGAGTTACGAAAGGGGGTGAAGACCATGGCCAAGAAAGCCAAGAAGACGAAGGAGAGTGCTCCGTGCTGCGGGCCGTCTGTAAGCACTGAGTGCTGCTGTATGGACGCAATGGTAACAGTCGACGCGAGGGGACAGATAGTTCTTCCCAAGGACCTGAGAAAGAAGGCCAAGATAAAGACGGGCGACAAATTCGCTGTGATAAGCTGCCTGTCTGAGGGCAAAGTATGCTGCATCTCTCTCATCAAGGCCGAGGACTTTACAGGGAGCATAAAGGTGGTGCTCAGTCCGATGATGAAAGCGATGCAGGAATAAGAAGCGAGGTGTGATCAGGATGAAGAAAGAAGAGATTAAGAAGACGGTGCGAGAAGGGTACGCCAAGGTTGCGAAGGAGAGCAGTTCTTGCTGCACCACGGCCAGCTCTTGCTGCGGTACCACCAGCGTGGCAGAGAATGTGAGCAAGAAGATAGGGTATTCGAACAAGGAATTCAAATCCGTGCCCGAGGGGGCAAATCTCGGTCTGGGCTGCGGAAATCCAGTAGCGCTTGCATCGCTAAAAGAGGGCGAAACCGTTCTTGATCTTGGTTCGGGTGCTGGATTCGACTGTTTCCTTGCCGCAAACAAAGTAGGACCGAACGGAAAGGTCATTGGCGTGGACATGACAGCAGAGATGGTTGAGAAGGCGAGAGAGAATGCACAGAAAGGTGACTATGAAAACGTAGAATTCCGGCTGGGAGAGATCGAGAACCTCCCCGCGGCTGACAACTCCGTCGATGTGATAATCTCAAACTGTGTCATAAACCTCTCACCGGACAAGGGAAAAGTCTTCAAAGAAGCGTTCCGAGTACTGAAGCCGAGTGGCAGACTCATGGTCTCCGATATCGTCCTTCTGAAAGAGCTCCCCGCTTTTGTGAAAGAATCGAGAGAGGCCTATGTTGGCTGCATTTCGGGGGCCATCATGAAGGACGAGTACCTGGATCAGATAAGAAACGCGGGCTTCGAGAAGATCAACATAGTAGAAGAGTCTGCCTTCGGTCTCGACTGCATAGTCAGTGGTTCAGTAATAGGTCCAGTTACCGAAAAGACGGATATCTCTCAAGGAAAGGCGAAGGAGATCGAGAATTCAATTGCCAGCATAAAGGTCGCGGGCAAGAAAGCGAAATGAGCTGAAGTGTGGTCAGGAGAGTACGGGTCCCCAATCCTTTAGCGTAGCGGTGGTTCACACTTCACCGGGAGGGAAAAATGGCAAGGAAGGTTGAGGTTTTCACAGCGGGATGCCCGTTGTGTGAAGAGACTGTTCAACTCGTAAACAAGATTGCCTGCCCGAGCTGCGATGTCACAGTCTACGACCTCAAAGAGAAAGGGCTCGAGAAAGCACGTGAGTATGGTGTGAGCTCGGTTCCTACAGTGGTGGTTGACGGAAAGATACTCGACTGCTGCAAAAGAGGTAAACCGACCGAAGAGGATCTGAGGGCAGCAGGGATCGGACAACCCGTCTAACATAGGCCATCAAGCTGGAAGAAGGCTTGCATATTCTACCCCCAACCTAGTATAATAGCGCAAACCTACTGGAGGGTGGCTATGCTCGGATTCAAGGGTAGTGCTCTGCCCGGTATCCCTTCATTTGTGACAGGCCTGGTGATCATCGCCGTAGTCTTCGTTGCTGCCTACATCCTGAGACGGATCCTTCGCAGGACAGTCAGGATTTTGAACATAGATCAAAGAATCCATTCCCTCCTGATCAACGTCCCATTCTATCTCGTAATCGCCATGGGTTTTCTCTCCGGCCTGTATGCGATGGGCATAAACGTGGGACCAATTCTCGCCACCCTCGGGCTCGGTGGGTTCGCTCTTGGCATGGCATTTAAAGACGTACTCAGCAACCTCATTTCAGGGGTCCTCATTCTCATCTACAGGCCGTTCGACACCGGGGATTTCGTATCCGTGGCCGGATTCGAAGGTGTGGTCAAGGAGATAAACCTGCGTTATACAGTCCTGGACAAAGATGAGGAGCTTATACTCATCCCCAACTCAAAAATCTACACCACCCCACTGAAGCTCGCAAAAGCTGAAAAGAAAGAGCGGGACTGAGTGCTGGGCACGAGCTCACAATAACCAAACAACAAATCACAAACAGATGACGGTTCAAGTCTGGAATTTGCGATTCCAGTATCTCTGCAAAATCAGCATTGACCCTGACCTGTAAATGTAACAGTTGGGGCGTATTGCAATACGCCCCTACACTTTTCTATCTTCGTGTCCGGGGGGTGGGGCTTTCGTAATTTGCAATCAGTAATTTGCGGAACTAGGGTGCGGTCTGTTCCATAGCTTCCAGGTAATTAAGGTCGAAATTCAACCGCTCCGCCTTTGGAAGGTAGTCAATGATCAACTTTCCGTCTATGTGGTTAACTTCATGTTGTATGACGCGTGCCAAATCCCCCTTCGCATCCAGTGTCAGACTGTCGCCATCGAGATCAAGTCCCTCCACCTTAAGTGAAGCCGCACGCGGTACCTCTACCTTCACACCGGGGATTGACAGGCAGCCTTCTTCATCCTTAACCTTTCCCCTGGGATTAAGAATCCGTGGATTTGCCAGTGCATAGTAGATGTCATCAACTTTCATCACTATCACTCTCTGAAGCACTCCTATCTGGGGGGCAGCCAGACCCTGCCCCATAGACTGTTCCATCACCTTGAACATGGTGTCCATCAACCTTCTGATTGAATCGTCGACTTCACACACTAAAGAACACTTCTGTGTGAGCACAGGGTCCGGGTATCTACGAATTTCGAGCATCACAAATAATCCTTACAGTCTGTGATCAGCAATTTACCACTTATGCGCACATGATACCAGGAAAACGACAGCGGGCAAGCTCTGTTTCTATCCCTTCTTTTCCTTGTCAGTCTTTACTTCTATCTTCAACTCCTCTAACTGCTCCTTAGCAACTTCCGAAGGAGCGTCTTCAAGGGGAGCGCTCCCCGTCAGAGTCTTCGGGAAAGCGATCACTTCCCTTATCGATTCTTTATCTGCCATAAGGGCAACAATTCTGTCAACTCCCGGAGCTATACCACCATGAGGAGGAGCGCCGTAGTCGAAGGCATTCAGCAAGAACCCGAACCTACTCTCCGCCTGCTCATGGCTCATTCCTACAATCTTCATCACCTTTTCCTGAATGTCTCTTCTGTGAATTCTTATGGACCCGGATGCAAGCTCAATGCCGTTACATACAAGATCATACACCTTCCCCGTTATCTTTCCAGGGTCACCATCGAGCGCCGATACATCTTTGGGCATAGAGAACATGTGGTGCGTGGCAACCCATCTCCCTTCTTCTTCGTTGTATTCAAAAAGAGGAAAGTCTGTAATCCAGCAGAACCGAAAAGCACGTTCACCTGGCAAGTATCCTTTCTTGCCAATTTCCGTCCGAACAGCTCCTAGTGCTGTAAGAGCAACGTTTTTCTCACCGGCAACAAAAAGAAGAAGATCTTTAGATTTGGCATAGACTGCCTCCATAATCTCCTTTTCAGAGGAACCTTTGAAGTATATGGAGAGAGGCCCTGAAAGGGAGCCCGTCTCCCCAACCTTCACCCATGCTATTCCTTTCGCACCAAAAGCCCTAGAGGTCTCACCCAGACCATCTATCTCTTTTCTGGAAAACTTTGATCCTCCATCGACCTTCAGGCACTCGATCCTTCCCCCAGACTCGGCAGTATCTGCGAACACTTTGAAATCAGACTTGCGAGCGATATCTGTCACATCCCTTATCTTCAGACCGAGCCGCAGGTCTGGCTTGTCTGTGCCGTACATTTCCATCGATTCCACGTAGGTGAGTCTCTTGAAGGGAGTGCCTAACTCCACACCAAGAGCTTCCTTGAAAGCGTGCGCAAACATTCCCTCAGCGAGCTTAAATACATCGTCTTCATCTACAAATGACATCTCAATATCTATCTGGGTGTGCTCCGGCTGCCTGTCACCCCGCATGTCTTCGTCCCTGAAACACCTTGCGAATTGGTAGTACCTGTCGAATCCCGCTATCATCAGAAGCTGTTTGTAAAGCTGGGGAGACTGAGCCAGGCAGTAAAACTTGCCGGGCTGGAGCCTGCTGGGCACAAGGAAGTCGCGTGCACCCTCAGGCGTGGAACGGGTGAGATAGGGAGTCTCCATCTCCACGAACCCGTTCTTGTCGAGATGTTCACGAATGGCCCTGTAAACTTTTGCCCTTAAGAGGAAGGCATCCTTCACTGGATTCCGCCTCATATCCATGAATCTGTACCTCAGCCTCAGTTCCTCAGTCGCCTTCACATCATCTTCGAGGACAAAAGGTGGAACTTTTGCCTCATTAAGAATCTCCAGATGTGAGGCGACCACTTCGATTTCACCAGTGGCAAGTTTTGCATTGACCATATCGGCAGGTCTTTCCCGAACCTTGCCTCTCACGGCAATAACGTATTCCGGCTTCAACTGGTGAGCAAGCTTGTGAAGGTCCTCGTTTTCAGGACTGAAAAAGGTCTGGGTCATACCGTATCTGTCTCTAATGTCTATAAAGATCAAGCCGCCATGATCTCTCCTTCTGTGCACCCACCCCATAAGGACCACTTTCTTGCCAGAGTCACTCTTGTTCAGTTCACCGCATGTATGCGTTCTCTTCATTTCTTGACTTCCTTTGAGATCTCTTCTGAGGACGACAATGAGACCTCTGTCTGCGCGCCGGTTTCTAATGTCTTGAGTTGTGCCTTCCCGTTTTTCAGTTCATCCTCGCCGATTATCAAAACCTTTCTTGCACCCATCTTGTCTGCCTGTCTCATCTGGGCCTTGAGACTTCTCCCCACAATGTCCATGTGGCAGGAGATGCCTTGAGCCCGTATGGAAGTTGCAAGCCTCATCCCCTCGACCTGAGCCTTCTCACCCAACACAGCAATGAACAGATCCACAGGGGGATAGCTTTTTGCTCCGACCTTTTCCTTCTCCATGGCAAGAAGAATTCTCTCCATGCCCGCGGCGAATCCAGCCGCCGGAGTGGGCTCGCCTCCAAGTTCCTCCACGAGCCGGTCGTATCTCCCGCCCCCACCGAGAGAATCCTGTCCGCCCAATACCGTTGAGACAGCTTCAAATACAGTTCTGGTGTAGTAGTCCAACCCTCTCACCAGCCTGGGATCGACAATGTACTCCATGCCAAGTAGAGAAAGATACTCCTTCACCGTATCAAAGTGCCGGGTGCAGTCTGAACACATGTGATCAACAGTCCTCGGCGCATTCTCTGTTTCTTTAATGCATTGCTCTTTCTTGCAGTCCAGTGACCGGAGAGGATTCGAATCAAACCTTCTCTGACAGTCCTTGCATAGTTTATCCAATCTGGGCCTCAGGTAGTCTCTGAGCATACTTGTATACTTCATTCTGTCATCAAAGCAGCCTATCGAATTGACCTTAAGTTCAACCTGTTTCAGTCCGAGGGTCTTCAAGGTCTCAAGCAGAATCTGTATCACTTCAACGTCCTGAGCCGGTCTGTCCGACCCTATCGCCTCTATGCCAAACTGACTGTGCTGTCTGTACCGGCCGGCCTGAGGCGATTCATACCTGTACATTCTGGAAATGTAGTACAGCTTTACATATGGAGATTTCTTTGCCATCCCGTGCTCGATATAGGCTCTGACCACAGAGGCCGTCCCTTCAGGAATAAGAGTCAGGCTCCTTTTGCCTGCATCCTGGAAAGTGTACATCTGCTTTTCGACTATGTCGGTTGTCACTCCTATCGACCTTGTGAAGAGCTCGGTCTCCTCAAATGTGGGAAAACGGATCTCCTTGTAGTTGAAACGGCGCATCGTCTCCCGGATGCACGCTTCCATGTGGTGCCAGTTCGGAATCTCTTCTGGTAGGATATCTCTGATACCCTTTGGACCCTTAATCAACTTCTCACCTTTCTGAATGTGATGTACACGATCAGACCTAGACCCAATCCCGCTGCATCAAAAAGAAAATCTCCCCATTCGCAAAATCTGTTAGGGATGAATAACTGATGAAGCTCATCCACTCCAGCAAAGCCAAAACCAAGAGCTAAAGTACCAAAATACCTGAATCTGACAAGCCTTCCCGAGACTGAAAACAGCCTGCCCAGGAGAACACCGAGTATGGCATACTCCGCGAGATGGGCCAGCTTGTCACCCCAGTCGAACGAGAGATACTCCACCTCAACCCCTGGCAGGGACGAGACGATGAGTATGACAAGAGCCCAACAAGCCGGGGGTCCCCAAAGGCCAAACCTCCCGGATGGACTCAATCCTCAAACTCCTTCTCCTCTTCACTGACCAGGGAAAACACCTCTTTCGCGCTTCGCGCCCCGAGAAGGTATGACCTGAAGGTCTCCTGATTCAAAATCCTGTAAAGCCGACATAGAATCCGCACATAGGTGTCGTCCACCTTCTTCGGAGCCGCAATCATGAAGAATATCTCGACGGGAATCCCATCAACAGCGTCGAACTCGACTCCGCCATGCCTTATTCCCAGGGAACAGCAGATTTGTCTCACATCCTCACTCCGGCAGCGAAAGACTGCAACACCTTTCCCCAGACCCGTGGACATCCGATTTTCTCTGTCCCTGGCAGATTCAAAAAGCGATTTTCCATCCAGACTATCGTCGTTGGATACCAACAAACCCACCAACTCCTGAATCGCCTCCTCCTTGGAACCAGCAGACATATTCAACTTAATCGACTTTTCACTCAACAGCTCAGCAATCACAGAATGCCTCACAGTATGGTCAGTTTACGAAGTTCGGCAATGGCAGATGCAGGATCAGGAGATCTAAACACAGCATCACCTGCAACTATGATGTCCACACCTGCTCTTGCCACAAGCTGGACAGTGCTTGGATTTATGCCTCCATCAACTTCCACTTTGACATCAAGGTTGCTATCGTCAATTGCCTTACGGAGAGTCTCTATTTTCTGCCCCACTGAGTCAATGAATCTCTGCCCCCCCATGCCCGGATAGACACTCATCACCAGAATGAGATCTATCTCACCAAGCAGGGTCAGAACACCTTCAACTTCAGTGTCAGGATTAAGGGCCACTCCTGCGAGGGCGCCGAGCCTTCGAATATCTCTTAGAACACTCACAGGCTCCTGGACAGCCTCCACATGTATGGATATGATATCTGCACCAGTTTGTATAAACTTCTCTATCTGTCTCTCGGGCTCGACTATCATTAGATGAACATCGAGAGGAAGGTCAGATATCCTGTTTGCAGCATCTACAATCAAGGGACCAAACGTGATGTTCTCAACGAACTGCCCATCCATCACGTCTATGTGCAGTAAATCGCAGCCTGCCCGCTCTACGACCGTTATCTGTTCGGTGAGATTGGAGAAATCTGCAGAAAGAATAGAAGGCGCAATTTCAACCAACTGCCTTCTCCTATTATTGACGTGTCAGTGGGCGGCTTCTTGCGATGGGCAGGCTACAGCCTGCCTGAGCTTATTGCAAAAATTATCTTATCGCCCCTTTTTACAGTCATCCCCGCCGGTGGGGACTGAAGTAGAATCATACCTTTCTGGGAATCACTAGTCTCCAATATCCTGACATCACCAATCTCAAGACCAAGGGCGAGTATCGAATCTCGAACAGAGTCAAACGTTTGGCCCAGAAAATCGGGCATAGCGAAAAAGGTTGCTTTTGCCCCACTTACAGTGAAGTCTACGGATGTCCCCCTGTAGACCACAGAATCAGGGGGAGGATTCGTGGAGACTATTCTCCCACCCCTGACCGTATCGGAGTAGGCCGTGTCTACTCTCCCTACCTTCAGTCCCATCCTTTCTATAAGACTCTTTGCCTGCACGATGCTTAGGTCAACTAGATGCGGTATAACAACTTTCTCTTGCCCCAGACTCGTAACCAGAGATACCAGTCCGCCCTCCTTTATCCTCTGGTTAGGCATCGGCTTTTGAGATATGACAAAGCCAAGAGGAACGATATCGTCATATCTCTGTTCATCAACATTGCATCTCAGCCCAGCATCATGCAAAACGGCCTTCGCCTCGGTCAGCGTCCTGCCCGTTACATCTGGCACATCAAGTTCCTTTCCAAAGCCGACAAGGCGCGGCATCACCATTTTGTCGACAATAACATATCCCACAACAAATGCCACGGCAACCAGAACAACCATAATCAGAAACCCTCTAATGAATCTTGTCATCATAACTATGCACTCATGTCAGATTTCGTTTAGATTCAGTTAAGAGCAGATCCTTCGACTACGTCGCTCGCAATATTCTCCTCGACAGGCTCGGGACAGGCACAGCAAGTAAACCCTTCGACAGCCTCGGGGTGCTCCCTTCGGCGCTGCCTCAGGACTAATTTCCCTAGACTTCGCCCCTCGATAGACTCCCTCCGACTTCGCGAAGGACAGGCGGGGCTACGCTCGGGATCGAGACTCTCTAAGCTTCGACTGCGTCTCAGCAAGAGAGACTAAGCAGGGTTAACTCCCTTCGATGACTCTCAGGACTCCCGCTTTCTAGAATTCGACATCCCAAGGATGTTCAATTTTCATCTCGCTTCCGAATTGACGATGATCTTGACTGTGGAACCTTTCCTCACCTTCGTACCA
This DNA window, taken from candidate division TA06 bacterium, encodes the following:
- the rpe gene encoding ribulose-phosphate 3-epimerase: MVEIAPSILSADFSNLTEQITVVERAGCDLLHIDVMDGQFVENITFGPLIVDAANRISDLPLDVHLMIVEPERQIEKFIQTGADIISIHVEAVQEPVSVLRDIRRLGALAGVALNPDTEVEGVLTLLGEIDLILVMSVYPGMGGQRFIDSVGQKIETLRKAIDDSNLDVKVEVDGGINPSTVQLVARAGVDIIVAGDAVFRSPDPASAIAELRKLTIL
- the aspS gene encoding aspartate--tRNA ligase, with protein sequence MKRTHTCGELNKSDSGKKVVLMGWVHRRRDHGGLIFIDIRDRYGMTQTFFSPENEDLHKLAHQLKPEYVIAVRGKVRERPADMVNAKLATGEIEVVASHLEILNEAKVPPFVLEDDVKATEELRLRYRFMDMRRNPVKDAFLLRAKVYRAIREHLDKNGFVEMETPYLTRSTPEGARDFLVPSRLQPGKFYCLAQSPQLYKQLLMIAGFDRYYQFARCFRDEDMRGDRQPEHTQIDIEMSFVDEDDVFKLAEGMFAHAFKEALGVELGTPFKRLTYVESMEMYGTDKPDLRLGLKIRDVTDIARKSDFKVFADTAESGGRIECLKVDGGSKFSRKEIDGLGETSRAFGAKGIAWVKVGETGSLSGPLSIYFKGSSEKEIMEAVYAKSKDLLLFVAGEKNVALTALGAVRTEIGKKGYLPGERAFRFCWITDFPLFEYNEEEGRWVATHHMFSMPKDVSALDGDPGKITGKVYDLVCNGIELASGSIRIHRRDIQEKVMKIVGMSHEQAESRFGFLLNAFDYGAPPHGGIAPGVDRIVALMADKESIREVIAFPKTLTGSAPLEDAPSEVAKEQLEELKIEVKTDKEKKG
- a CDS encoding AbrB/MazE/SpoVT family DNA-binding domain-containing protein, with translation MAKKAKKTKESAPCCGPSVSTECCCMDAMVTVDARGQIVLPKDLRKKAKIKTGDKFAVISCLSEGKVCCISLIKAEDFTGSIKVVLSPMMKAMQE
- a CDS encoding nitroreductase; the encoded protein is MNVIEAIKERCSVRDYQDKDVEDEKLQTLLECARLAPSGANLQEWRFVVVRDKKMRARLAEAANNQSFVARAPVVLVCCAETEQHVMRCGEKSYPIDLAIAIDHITLAALELGLGTCWIGAFYAGKVRKLLGIPESVPIVSLLTLGYPVSGATRPKTRLPLEEIVRREHW
- a CDS encoding bifunctional homocysteine S-methyltransferase/methylenetetrahydrofolate reductase is translated as MQPFREFLKKNLLLFDGGNGTEFYKRGVFINRCFDELNLSDEAMVTDVHKQYIEAGAEAIETNTFGANRLKLSKHGLDDKLFEMNHRGVEIAREVTQGRAYVAGAIGPLGIRIEPWGKTAREEAREIFKEQAKALLEGGVDLFLLETFLELSPLEQAVLAVREICDLPIIAQLTIREDGSTPFGTPVEMYTKEMSSWDVDVIGLNCSVGPEAMLEAVEAMAARTEKPRSTMPNAGKPKEIEGRNIYLSSPDYFAEYARRFALAGVKVIGGCCGTTPKDIRAAKAAIKALKPVEHGGQWKQVTVEAAPVKLVPQVEKSGLARKISKGEFVEVVEITPPRGCDPSKVLKAAKALMEAGIDAVNIPDGPRASSRMSPLALATTMERETGIESVLHYCCRDRNLLGMQSDLLGAYTLGIRNLLLITGDPPKLGDYPDATAVFDVDSIGLVNVVNRLNHGRDIGDNAFGDPTGFFIGVGVNPQAHNLDYEIRRFWYKVDAGAEFAITQPVFDPEALLSFLEKISHCRIPIIAGIWPLASLRNAEFLRSEVPGIYIPDSVMERMKKAEEKGEAAREGINIARESLLEVRDSVQGVQVSTPFGKYERAIEVIKAMRDDE
- a CDS encoding mechanosensitive ion channel, with amino-acid sequence MLGFKGSALPGIPSFVTGLVIIAVVFVAAYILRRILRRTVRILNIDQRIHSLLINVPFYLVIAMGFLSGLYAMGINVGPILATLGLGGFALGMAFKDVLSNLISGVLILIYRPFDTGDFVSVAGFEGVVKEINLRYTVLDKDEELILIPNSKIYTTPLKLAKAEKKERD
- a CDS encoding PASTA domain-containing protein; translated protein: MMTRFIRGFLIMVVLVAVAFVVGYVIVDKMVMPRLVGFGKELDVPDVTGRTLTEAKAVLHDAGLRCNVDEQRYDDIVPLGFVISQKPMPNQRIKEGGLVSLVTSLGQEKVVIPHLVDLSIVQAKSLIERMGLKVGRVDTAYSDTVRGGRIVSTNPPPDSVVYRGTSVDFTVSGAKATFFAMPDFLGQTFDSVRDSILALGLEIGDVRILETSDSQKGMILLQSPPAGMTVKRGDKIIFAISSGRL
- a CDS encoding histidine--tRNA ligase: MIKGPKGIRDILPEEIPNWHHMEACIRETMRRFNYKEIRFPTFEETELFTRSIGVTTDIVEKQMYTFQDAGKRSLTLIPEGTASVVRAYIEHGMAKKSPYVKLYYISRMYRYESPQAGRYRQHSQFGIEAIGSDRPAQDVEVIQILLETLKTLGLKQVELKVNSIGCFDDRMKYTSMLRDYLRPRLDKLCKDCQRRFDSNPLRSLDCKKEQCIKETENAPRTVDHMCSDCTRHFDTVKEYLSLLGMEYIVDPRLVRGLDYYTRTVFEAVSTVLGGQDSLGGGGRYDRLVEELGGEPTPAAGFAAGMERILLAMEKEKVGAKSYPPVDLFIAVLGEKAQVEGMRLATSIRAQGISCHMDIVGRSLKAQMRQADKMGARKVLIIGEDELKNGKAQLKTLETGAQTEVSLSSSEEISKEVKK
- the arsM gene encoding arsenite methyltransferase; translated protein: MKKEEIKKTVREGYAKVAKESSSCCTTASSCCGTTSVAENVSKKIGYSNKEFKSVPEGANLGLGCGNPVALASLKEGETVLDLGSGAGFDCFLAANKVGPNGKVIGVDMTAEMVEKARENAQKGDYENVEFRLGEIENLPAADNSVDVIISNCVINLSPDKGKVFKEAFRVLKPSGRLMVSDIVLLKELPAFVKESREAYVGCISGAIMKDEYLDQIRNAGFEKINIVEESAFGLDCIVSGSVIGPVTEKTDISQGKAKEIENSIASIKVAGKKAK
- a CDS encoding thioredoxin family protein, whose translation is MARKVEVFTAGCPLCEETVQLVNKIACPSCDVTVYDLKEKGLEKAREYGVSSVPTVVVDGKILDCCKRGKPTEEDLRAAGIGQPV
- a CDS encoding PTS sugar transporter subunit IIA, yielding MIAELLSEKSIKLNMSAGSKEEAIQELVGLLVSNDDSLDGKSLFESARDRENRMSTGLGKGVAVFRCRSEDVRQICCSLGIRHGGVEFDAVDGIPVEIFFMIAAPKKVDDTYVRILCRLYRILNQETFRSYLLGARSAKEVFSLVSEEEKEFED
- the def gene encoding peptide deformylase, yielding MLEIRRYPDPVLTQKCSLVCEVDDSIRRLMDTMFKVMEQSMGQGLAAPQIGVLQRVIVMKVDDIYYALANPRILNPRGKVKDEEGCLSIPGVKVEVPRAASLKVEGLDLDGDSLTLDAKGDLARVIQHEVNHIDGKLIIDYLPKAERLNFDLNYLEAMEQTAP